The following are encoded in a window of Brevibacillus ruminantium genomic DNA:
- a CDS encoding GyrI-like domain-containing protein, whose translation MEPKIIFLDAMNLEGIAARTTNAREVSGEGEIPGLWEQFFRANVTSRIGQIKHPQRLYALYANYENGAEGTYTVLLGHETKPGEQTGEGLEAISIPAAKYAVFTTEKGPVDVVVTEAWKRIWAWSSAANVRRTFTGDFELYNAHDFDPGQAVVEIYIAIE comes from the coding sequence ATGGAACCGAAAATTATTTTCCTGGATGCAATGAATCTGGAGGGAATCGCCGCGCGGACAACCAATGCCCGGGAGGTAAGCGGGGAGGGGGAAATTCCCGGACTGTGGGAACAGTTCTTTCGGGCGAATGTGACCAGCCGGATCGGGCAAATCAAACATCCGCAACGGCTCTATGCCTTGTACGCCAACTATGAGAATGGAGCCGAAGGGACGTATACCGTATTGCTCGGACATGAGACAAAGCCGGGAGAACAAACGGGAGAAGGGCTGGAGGCGATCTCGATCCCAGCCGCGAAATACGCTGTGTTTACAACCGAGAAAGGTCCCGTCGACGTCGTTGTGACCGAAGCGTGGAAGCGAATCTGGGCATGGTCGTCGGCCGCAAATGTGCGGCGTACCTTTACCGGTGATTTCGAGCTTTACAACGCCCATGATTTTGATCCGGGGCAGGCAGTGGTTGAGATTTACATCGCTATCGAATAG